A portion of the Rhodococcus pseudokoreensis genome contains these proteins:
- a CDS encoding nuclear transport factor 2 family protein — protein MTAAQPARPAVVDRWHHVVDHRDLAALDALIADDAVFSSPAVFTPQEGKPKVLAYLGAALTVFDGTGFRYVEEWYGDRSAVLEFATELDGIHVNGIDLIHWNDRDQITSFKVMVRPVKGLQALIPLMAAQLSQS, from the coding sequence ATGACCGCCGCACAGCCGGCCCGGCCGGCCGTCGTCGACCGCTGGCATCACGTCGTCGACCACCGCGACCTCGCCGCACTCGACGCCCTGATCGCGGACGACGCCGTGTTCTCCTCCCCCGCGGTCTTCACTCCGCAGGAAGGGAAGCCGAAGGTCCTGGCCTACCTCGGCGCCGCCCTGACCGTCTTCGACGGCACCGGATTCCGGTACGTCGAGGAGTGGTACGGCGACCGTTCGGCGGTCCTGGAATTCGCCACCGAACTCGACGGCATCCATGTCAACGGCATCGACCTGATCCACTGGAACGACCGCGATCAGATCACGTCGTTCAAGGTGATGGTTCGGCCCGTGAAGGGCCTGCAGGCGCTCATCCCACTGATGGCCGCCCAGCTGTCCCAGTCGTAA
- a CDS encoding NAD(P)H-dependent flavin oxidoreductase, which produces MSLPPILQDRLRLPVVASPMFIVSGPDLVIAQSTSGVVGSFPSLNARPQPVLREWLTRITEELAKHDANNPETPSAPYAVNLIVHKSNDRLDEDLATIVEFQVPIVITSLGARTDVSDAVHSYGGIVLHDVINNTFAKKAVEKGADGLIAVAAGAGGHAGTLSPFALLQEIREWFDGPVLLSGSIAHGRSVLAAQAAGADLAYIGSAFIATEEATADQRYKQMIVDSTASDIVYSNLFTGVHGNYLRGSIESAGLDPNNLAVSDPTAMDFGVGEDADTSTKTEAKPWRDIWGAGQGIGAVDAVVPAAQIVERLSREYADAKALLV; this is translated from the coding sequence ATGAGCCTGCCCCCGATCCTGCAAGACCGGCTCCGCCTACCCGTGGTCGCGTCGCCGATGTTCATCGTCTCCGGCCCCGACCTGGTCATCGCCCAATCCACCTCCGGCGTCGTCGGATCCTTCCCCTCCCTCAACGCCCGACCGCAGCCTGTGCTGCGCGAATGGCTCACCCGGATCACCGAGGAACTCGCCAAGCACGACGCCAACAACCCCGAAACACCGTCCGCCCCCTACGCGGTCAACCTCATCGTCCACAAGAGCAACGACCGCCTCGACGAAGACCTCGCCACCATCGTCGAATTCCAGGTCCCCATCGTCATTACCTCCCTCGGCGCCCGCACCGACGTCAGCGACGCCGTCCACAGCTACGGCGGCATCGTCCTCCACGACGTCATCAACAACACCTTCGCGAAGAAGGCCGTCGAGAAGGGCGCCGACGGACTCATCGCCGTCGCCGCAGGCGCCGGCGGACACGCAGGCACCCTGTCCCCGTTCGCGCTGCTCCAGGAAATCCGCGAATGGTTCGACGGACCGGTCCTGCTGTCGGGCTCCATCGCCCACGGCCGCTCCGTCCTCGCCGCCCAAGCCGCGGGCGCCGACCTCGCCTACATCGGCTCCGCGTTCATCGCCACCGAAGAAGCCACCGCCGACCAGCGCTACAAGCAGATGATCGTCGACTCCACCGCATCCGACATCGTCTACTCCAACCTCTTCACCGGAGTACACGGCAACTACCTGCGCGGCAGCATCGAATCCGCCGGACTCGACCCGAACAACCTCGCCGTCTCCGACCCGACCGCCATGGACTTCGGCGTCGGCGAAGACGCAGACACCAGCACGAAAACGGAAGCCAAGCCCTGGCGCGACATCTGGGGCGCCGGACAGGGCATCGGCGCCGTGGACGCAGTCGTCCCGGCAGCGCAGATCGTCGAACGCCTCAGCCGTGAGTACGCGGACGCGAAGGCCCTCCTGGTGTAG
- a CDS encoding acyl-CoA dehydrogenase family protein: MQRTIFEKDHEAYRETVREFLAREIEPHYEQWEADRLIDRAAWLAAGKSGIVGLAVPEEFGGSGVTDFRFRYVVAEEIARTATTSFGSGLALQDDIAIPYIANLGTHEQKQRWLPGMAAGELIGAIAMTEPGTGSDLQGIKTTAVRDGDDWVINGQKTFITNGIHSDLVIVVARTDPNAGSKGFSLLVVERGMPGFSRGRKLHKVGLAGQDTAELVFEDVRVPAANLLGTEGRGFVHLMENLPLERISIAVNAITVAKAAYRWTRDYVFERKAFGKPIGDLQNTRFALAEMLTEIEVTESHIDRCVLALNAGELTAVDAAKGKWWASELQKRVVDRCVQLHGGYGYMMEYPIGRAYVDSRIQTIYGGTTEIMKEIIGRDIAAG, translated from the coding sequence ATGCAGCGCACCATCTTCGAGAAGGATCACGAAGCGTACCGGGAGACGGTGCGCGAGTTCCTCGCCCGCGAGATCGAACCGCACTACGAGCAGTGGGAGGCCGACCGGCTGATCGACCGAGCGGCGTGGCTGGCCGCCGGAAAGTCGGGGATCGTCGGTCTCGCCGTGCCGGAGGAGTTCGGCGGCTCCGGTGTCACCGACTTCCGGTTCCGCTACGTCGTCGCCGAGGAGATCGCCCGCACCGCGACGACGTCGTTCGGTTCGGGACTGGCGCTCCAGGACGACATCGCTATCCCGTACATCGCGAATCTCGGCACGCACGAACAGAAGCAGCGGTGGCTGCCCGGCATGGCCGCGGGCGAACTGATCGGCGCGATCGCGATGACCGAACCGGGCACCGGAAGCGACCTGCAGGGCATCAAGACCACCGCGGTGCGGGACGGCGACGACTGGGTGATCAACGGTCAGAAGACGTTCATCACCAACGGTATTCACTCCGACCTCGTCATCGTCGTGGCCCGAACCGACCCGAATGCAGGGTCCAAGGGTTTCTCGCTCCTGGTCGTGGAGCGGGGCATGCCCGGCTTCAGCCGGGGTCGCAAACTGCACAAGGTCGGCCTGGCCGGTCAGGACACCGCGGAACTCGTCTTCGAGGACGTGCGGGTGCCCGCGGCCAACCTGCTCGGCACCGAGGGGCGTGGCTTCGTCCACCTCATGGAAAACCTGCCTCTCGAGCGTATCTCGATCGCGGTCAACGCGATCACCGTCGCGAAGGCCGCCTATCGGTGGACCCGGGACTACGTGTTCGAGCGCAAGGCTTTCGGCAAGCCGATCGGGGATCTGCAGAACACCCGGTTCGCGCTGGCCGAGATGCTCACCGAGATCGAGGTCACCGAATCGCACATCGACCGCTGCGTCCTCGCCTTGAACGCGGGCGAACTCACCGCCGTCGACGCGGCGAAGGGCAAGTGGTGGGCCAGTGAACTGCAGAAGCGCGTCGTCGACCGCTGCGTCCAATTGCACGGCGGCTACGGCTACATGATGGAGTACCCCATCGGCCGCGCGTACGTCGACAGCCGGATCCAGACGATCTACGGCGGAACCACCGAGATCATGAAGGAAATCATCGGTCGCGACATCGCGGCCGGGTAG
- a CDS encoding NAD(P)H-dependent flavin oxidoreductase: MLSTAFTKTFGIRHPIVQGGMQWVGRAELVAAVANAGALGLLTALTQPTPEDLAREIARTRELTDQPFGVNLTILPAITPPPYEEYRQVIIESGVKIVETAGSNPAPHLPDFHAAGVKVLHKCTSVRHAIKAQDSGVDGISIDGFECAGHPGEDDIPGLVLIAAAAEQITIPMVASGGFADGRGLVAALALGADGINMGTRFMCTAESPIHQNIKEAIVAAKETDTELIFRPLRNTARVASNTVSREVVEILDRGGKFEDVRDLVAGARGRTVFENGDPEAGIWTAGTVQGIIHDIPTAGELVERIIAEAEALIAERLAGLSVPVSA, from the coding sequence ATGCTCTCCACCGCATTCACCAAGACCTTCGGCATCCGCCACCCGATCGTGCAGGGCGGCATGCAGTGGGTCGGTCGCGCCGAACTCGTCGCCGCCGTCGCCAACGCCGGAGCGCTGGGTCTGCTGACTGCACTGACCCAGCCGACCCCGGAGGACCTCGCCAGGGAGATCGCCCGCACCCGCGAACTCACCGACCAGCCCTTCGGCGTGAACCTCACGATCCTTCCGGCGATCACGCCGCCGCCGTACGAGGAGTACCGGCAGGTCATCATCGAGTCCGGCGTCAAGATCGTCGAGACCGCCGGCTCCAACCCCGCCCCGCACCTGCCCGACTTCCACGCCGCAGGCGTGAAGGTGCTGCACAAGTGCACCAGCGTGCGGCACGCGATCAAGGCCCAGGACAGCGGCGTCGACGGCATCAGCATCGACGGCTTCGAATGCGCCGGCCACCCCGGCGAGGACGACATCCCCGGGCTGGTGCTCATCGCCGCCGCCGCCGAACAGATCACCATCCCGATGGTCGCGTCGGGCGGATTCGCGGACGGGCGTGGGCTGGTCGCCGCCCTCGCGCTCGGCGCCGACGGGATCAACATGGGCACCCGCTTCATGTGCACCGCCGAATCGCCGATCCACCAGAACATCAAGGAAGCGATCGTCGCCGCCAAGGAGACCGACACCGAGTTGATCTTCCGGCCGCTGCGCAACACCGCCCGCGTCGCGAGCAACACCGTGAGCCGGGAGGTCGTCGAGATCCTGGACCGCGGAGGCAAATTCGAGGACGTCCGGGACCTTGTGGCCGGCGCCCGCGGACGCACCGTGTTCGAGAACGGCGACCCCGAGGCGGGCATCTGGACCGCAGGTACCGTCCAGGGCATCATCCACGACATCCCGACCGCCGGTGAACTCGTCGAACGCATCATCGCCGAGGCGGAGGCCCTGATCGCGGAGCGCCTCGCCGGCCTGTCGGTTCCCGTCAGCGCCTGA
- a CDS encoding TetR/AcrR family transcriptional regulator, which yields MTLREDGPATTETVYADWRTFEALTLTPILEQALDLFNENGYHGTTVRQIARRVGVTVPALYYHHESKEAVLVALFELQMRELNERAEAAAREAGDDVVAQFANVVEAIVLYMTHRVRHVSLDTELRHVSADSRGRYAATRKRLELMMVDLVADGVARDVFHSGDVPETVRALLGMFQSIPRWYQLGGALTPEQVASRYVDIALHTVGYLPAH from the coding sequence GTGACTCTGCGCGAGGATGGGCCTGCTACCACCGAGACGGTGTACGCCGACTGGCGGACCTTCGAGGCCCTGACGCTGACGCCCATCCTCGAGCAGGCACTGGATCTGTTCAACGAGAACGGTTACCACGGCACGACGGTGCGGCAGATCGCCCGTCGTGTCGGGGTGACCGTCCCCGCCCTGTACTACCACCACGAGAGCAAGGAAGCCGTTCTCGTGGCCCTGTTCGAACTGCAGATGCGCGAACTGAACGAACGCGCCGAGGCAGCCGCCCGCGAGGCCGGCGACGACGTGGTGGCGCAATTCGCCAACGTCGTCGAGGCGATCGTCCTGTACATGACGCACCGGGTGCGGCACGTCTCCCTCGACACCGAGTTGCGGCACGTCTCGGCCGACAGCCGCGGTCGCTACGCCGCGACCCGCAAGCGGCTCGAACTGATGATGGTCGACCTCGTCGCCGACGGCGTCGCCCGCGACGTGTTCCACAGCGGGGACGTCCCCGAGACCGTGCGCGCGCTGCTCGGGATGTTCCAGTCGATTCCGCGGTGGTACCAGCTCGGCGGAGCGCTGACTCCCGAGCAGGTCGCCAGCCGCTACGTCGACATCGCTCTCCACACCGTCGGGTATCTACCCGCTCACTGA
- a CDS encoding 3-hydroxyacyl-CoA dehydrogenase, translated as MIVNDSVALVTGGASGLGLATTKALLADGASVVIIDLPSSDGETVAKELGDRVRFAAGDVTSEADVSAALDVAESLGPLRVAVNCAGIGNAVKTVGKNGAFPLADFTKVVTVNLIGTFNVIRLAAERISKNEPIEGERGVIINTASVAAYEGQIGQAAYSASKGGVVGMTLPIARDLASLLIRVNTIAPGLFKTPLLGSLPEAAQQSLGGQVPHPSRLGDPSEYGALAAHIVSNPMLNGETIRLDGAIRMAPR; from the coding sequence ATGATCGTCAACGACAGCGTCGCACTCGTCACCGGCGGTGCCTCCGGCCTCGGCCTCGCCACCACCAAGGCACTGCTCGCCGACGGCGCCAGCGTCGTCATCATCGACCTGCCCTCCTCCGACGGTGAGACCGTCGCCAAGGAACTCGGCGACCGCGTGCGGTTCGCCGCAGGCGACGTCACCAGCGAGGCCGACGTGTCCGCCGCACTCGACGTCGCGGAGTCGCTCGGACCGCTGCGCGTCGCCGTGAACTGCGCCGGCATCGGCAACGCCGTCAAGACCGTCGGCAAGAACGGTGCGTTCCCGCTGGCCGACTTCACCAAGGTCGTCACCGTCAACCTGATCGGCACGTTCAACGTGATCCGCCTTGCCGCCGAGCGCATCTCGAAGAACGAGCCGATCGAGGGCGAGCGCGGCGTCATCATCAACACCGCCTCTGTCGCCGCGTACGAGGGCCAGATCGGTCAGGCCGCGTACTCCGCGTCCAAGGGCGGCGTCGTCGGCATGACCCTGCCGATCGCCCGCGACCTCGCGTCGCTGCTGATCCGCGTCAACACGATCGCTCCCGGCCTGTTCAAGACGCCGCTGCTCGGGTCGCTGCCGGAGGCCGCGCAGCAGTCGCTCGGTGGCCAGGTGCCGCACCCCTCGCGTCTCGGCGACCCGTCGGAGTACGGCGCCCTCGCCGCACACATCGTGTCGAACCCGATGCTCAACGGTGAGACGATCCGTCTCGACGGCGCCATCCGCATGGCACCGCGCTGA
- a CDS encoding thiolase family protein yields MTNAVIVDVVRLASGKGKPGGALSGTHPVELLAHVLRTIVERNGIDPVLVDDVIGGCVGQAGEQALNITRTAVLSAGFPDSVPATTVDRQCGSSQQAAHFAAQGVIAGAYDIVIAAGVESMSRVPMGTTTIGQDASGPGIAARYPEGLVNQGISAELIAAKWKFDRDTLDAFSAQSHQRAADAASKGLFAKEIIPIDVTNAAGETVTHTVDETVRATTTAEGLSGLKSSFHSEKYAARFPEAQWHITPGNSSPLTDGASAALIMSEEMASKLGLTPRARFHSFAVAGDDPVFMLTAPIPATKKILAKSGLSIDDIDAYEVNEAFAPVPLAWAHEFGADPAKLNPWGGAISLGHALGSSGTRLLSTLVNNLEATGGRYGLQTMCEGAGMANATIIERI; encoded by the coding sequence ATGACCAACGCTGTCATCGTGGACGTAGTCCGCCTCGCCTCCGGCAAGGGCAAACCCGGCGGCGCGCTGTCGGGTACGCACCCGGTGGAACTGCTCGCGCACGTGCTGCGCACCATCGTCGAACGTAACGGCATCGACCCCGTGCTGGTCGACGACGTCATCGGCGGCTGTGTCGGCCAGGCCGGCGAGCAGGCCCTCAACATCACCCGGACCGCCGTGCTGTCGGCCGGGTTCCCGGACTCGGTTCCGGCGACCACCGTCGACCGCCAGTGCGGCTCGAGCCAGCAGGCGGCGCACTTCGCGGCGCAGGGCGTGATCGCCGGCGCTTACGACATCGTGATCGCCGCGGGCGTCGAGTCGATGTCGCGTGTTCCGATGGGTACGACCACCATCGGGCAGGACGCGTCCGGCCCGGGCATCGCCGCACGCTACCCGGAAGGCCTTGTCAACCAGGGTATTTCCGCGGAACTGATCGCCGCCAAGTGGAAGTTCGACCGCGACACCCTCGACGCGTTCTCCGCGCAGTCGCATCAGCGTGCCGCCGACGCCGCGTCGAAGGGGTTGTTCGCCAAGGAGATCATCCCGATCGACGTGACCAACGCCGCCGGGGAGACGGTCACGCACACCGTCGACGAGACGGTGCGCGCCACGACCACCGCCGAGGGCCTGTCCGGGCTGAAGTCGTCGTTCCACTCGGAGAAGTACGCGGCCCGGTTCCCCGAGGCGCAGTGGCACATCACCCCCGGCAACTCGTCCCCGCTCACCGACGGTGCGTCCGCCGCCCTGATCATGAGCGAGGAGATGGCGTCGAAGCTGGGTCTGACCCCGCGGGCGCGGTTCCACTCGTTCGCCGTCGCCGGTGACGACCCGGTCTTCATGCTCACCGCGCCGATCCCGGCGACGAAGAAGATCCTCGCCAAGTCGGGGCTGAGCATCGACGACATCGACGCCTACGAGGTCAACGAGGCGTTCGCGCCGGTGCCGCTGGCGTGGGCGCACGAGTTCGGGGCCGACCCGGCCAAGCTCAACCCGTGGGGCGGCGCCATCTCGCTCGGGCACGCGCTCGGTTCCTCGGGCACCCGCCTGCTGAGCACCCTGGTCAACAACCTCGAGGCCACCGGCGGACGCTACGGCCTGCAGACCATGTGCGAGGGCGCGGGCATGGCCAACGCCACCATCATCGAACGCATCTGA
- a CDS encoding crotonase/enoyl-CoA hydratase family protein — MPEQTETTEAAALWERRGGIGIITLNRPKALNAVNGALSTAVGNLLEQAENDPDVRVIVVTGSGRAFCAGADLKALATGGNIAADGHPEWGFAGYAQHWISKPTIAAVNGFALGGGTELVLASDLAVVDEEAKLGLPEVKRGLFAAAGGVIRLQQQIPKKIALEIALTGEPITAAQGKELGLVNRVAPAGTALDVALELAEQIAANAPLSVRESKAMIHRTATEPDWGNGAWEANTAAITTIFTSADAKEGPTAFAEKRQPVWQGR; from the coding sequence GTGCCAGAACAGACGGAGACGACGGAGGCAGCCGCACTGTGGGAGCGGCGCGGTGGCATCGGCATCATCACGCTGAACCGCCCCAAAGCGCTCAATGCGGTGAACGGCGCGCTGTCGACCGCCGTGGGCAATCTGCTCGAGCAGGCCGAGAACGACCCCGACGTCCGGGTGATCGTCGTGACCGGGTCCGGCCGCGCGTTCTGCGCAGGCGCCGACCTCAAGGCCCTCGCCACGGGCGGGAACATCGCTGCGGACGGGCACCCCGAATGGGGCTTCGCCGGATACGCGCAACACTGGATCAGTAAGCCGACCATCGCCGCGGTCAACGGCTTCGCCCTCGGCGGCGGCACCGAACTGGTGCTCGCCAGTGACCTCGCGGTCGTCGACGAGGAAGCGAAACTCGGGCTCCCCGAGGTCAAGCGCGGACTGTTCGCCGCCGCGGGTGGCGTGATCCGCCTGCAGCAGCAGATCCCCAAGAAGATCGCGCTGGAGATCGCGCTGACCGGCGAGCCGATCACCGCAGCGCAGGGCAAGGAACTGGGCCTCGTCAACCGGGTCGCCCCGGCGGGCACCGCCCTCGACGTCGCGCTCGAACTCGCCGAGCAGATCGCCGCCAACGCACCGCTGTCGGTGCGCGAATCGAAGGCCATGATCCACCGCACCGCAACCGAACCCGACTGGGGTAACGGGGCATGGGAGGCGAACACCGCCGCCATCACCACCATCTTCACCAGCGCGGACGCCAAGGAAGGGCCGACGGCATTCGCCGAGAAGCGGCAACCGGTCTGGCAGGGCCGCTGA